The sequence ATGCCCCGCAATCCGATGATATTACCCTTGTTGTGATACGGGTAAAATGAGCGGTTGTGTGGCCCGACTAAAAAAAATCCGGGTACGATGTCTGCTGGCTCTCTCACCAACACTAAAAAAAATGTTCGCAAATCCTGGAAAAAATCAGATCTGTCGTTTCGGGTCATTCTCCCCACAAACGGAGAACGGTTTTTTCCTGGTGATGGGTGCCATTATGCTTGGATGTGCAGGAACCTGCGATTTTTTTAAGCACGTCCCCTCGGTTGTCTCTTTCATGCGCAGAAATGATTCATCCAGTGCAGTTACGAGGATTTCAATATCCCTCGTGTCATAGTCACCATGCAACTCTGCGATCAATGCCCGGATTGCCTCCCGGTTAAATAAATCGTGATCGGATTCGAGCGTAATCATGTTCAGGTCTGCATAACAGAGTGCTGAATGATATGCGGCAACATAATTTTTCAGATCCGCATAGAGCATATCGCGGTAGATCTGACCTTTTGACGTAGTAAATGCAGCAAGTTTGCCGGAGATCCGATCGTATTCCTGCCAGAATGTTTCTTCCATGCCATTGCTGTTTTTTAACGCCTCGATAAGGTGGGGAATGCCGAATTTTTCATAACAGGGAGCACAGGCCCGGTAGCTGCCAAAACTTTCCAGATGGTCGAAATGGTCTTGTGTCTCCCTGATGCTCTCTTCATATCTCTGCAATCGGTGCCGGATGTAGTTTGCCTGATCGTTGTCCATGGGTATGCCCTGTATCAGTGATGGTGAGAAATCCACATCGGGATCGTTATAAAAATGCCTACCTTTATTGCCGTGATATCTTTAAATTTTTTTCTTTAATCATCATAAAAAATACAATCCGGAACATTCCCGCTATTGTACGGGAATTAATTCCTACGGTCTTTTTACCCGGAAAAACGCAGTACAGGATACATTTCATGTCGCATGCATTACCTGTCGAGAGTGGGGAGGGGCCGGGTTCCTATGCCACGAAACAACGGACCGTCCTGATCAGCCTGGTTATTGACTTCATCCTGTGGATCCCGGATATTATCGCCGCCATCCTCTCCGGCTCGATCGTCCTGTTTGCTGATGCTATCAAATGCGGCAACGAGATTATTGCAACCTTCTTTGCATACCTGACAATTCGCAAGATGGCAAAAGGCGGTGCCGGGGCGTATGATTATGGTATGGGCAAGTTTGAGACAATAACATCGGTCATCACTGGTGGTGTGATGTTTGTCTCGCTGGCAATCGTCTTTGTGATTGCCCTCTACCGTATCGCTGTTCCTGCAGAGCTTGTTCACGAGGGTGTGCTTCTTGGTATCATTCTTATGGTGATTGGTGTTAGCATGAATTCGTATCTCTGGCTGAAGAACTACCGGTTCAACCAGAAGGAGCCTTCACCTATCATGGACTCGCAGTGGCGGTTGTTCCGTGCAAAGGCATTTTCAGATTTCACGGTACTTGTTTCCCTGGTTGCATCCCTGGAGTTCTCCGCTTTCAGCTGGTCTCTCTATATCGACCCGCTTGCTTCGTTTGTCATCGCCGGGTTCCTCCTCTTCTCGGGATACCGGGTCATCACCTCATCCTTACCGGATCTGCTCGATAAAACCCTTGATGAAGAACTCCAGATGGTGATCGTCCGGCACCTTGCTGTTTTCTTCAATGATTATACCGCCCTGCATGGTGTGCGCTCACGCCGTTCAGGAAGCAACGTGTATATTGAGATTTTTTTGGAGTTTGATGGCGAGAAGAAGATGTGCGATGTGCAGGAGGTCATCAACCGGATCAAAGTGTCGCTTGAAACCCACATTCCCAAAAGTTCGGTGAGCGTGGTGCCGACCTGTCCGGCTTCAAGTGACGGAACTTCTCTCCCGCCCCCCGGTCCCTGATTTTTCATTGCCTGCCTTTTTTCATATTTTCCAGGATTTCCGGTAAACACGTGCATGATCAACACTGGTTTTTAACAATAACCGTACTTTTTTGTTCTTAAAATCCAATAACTGGATAGAATAATCTAAAAAAAGGAAAACCCGCAATGAAAACGATTATTTATTATTTTACCGGTACCGGAAACTCGCTGGCAACTGCAAAGACACTCTGTGCCCGTCTCGGGGACTGCGAACTCGTATCGATACCCACGCTTGCGGGATCAACCGCAGAGATCGTTCCGGTTGCAGATCGTGTTGGCATTGTTGGTCCAGTCTATGACTTTGGCCTCCCCTCCATTGTCGCAACGTTTGCAGAACGTCTCAATCTCTCCGGCACCGGCTATTGCTTTGCCGTGCTCACCATGGGTGGCATGGGTGGTTCTGCCCTCCACCAGCTGGATGGTATCATCCAGCACCATGGTGGCAGGCAGCTGGACGCAGCCTTTACCGTCAGGATGCCGGGCAACTTCGTCCCCCTCTACGCGCCGCCTCAGGGAAAAAAACAGGAGGATATGCTTGTGCAGGCCGAAGCACGTATCGGAGAAATTGCAGGAATGATCGATAAGGGATTAATAGTCCGGCCGGGAATGTCGCCCATGACGTCATTACTCAGGCATTTCATGTATCCGGGCTTTATTGGACAGGTACATGATGCTGACAGGAATTTCACGGTCAATGAAAAATGCACCTCCTGTGGGATCTGCTCCCAGGTATGTCCTGTCCAGAATATCGTCATGGAGAACGAAAAGCCATCCTGGAAACATCATTGCGAGCTCTGTTTAGCCTGCCTGCATTTCTGCCCGGTTGCCGCGATCCAGTGGGGGCCAAAGACTGCAAAACGGGGACGGTATAAAAATCCGGCCGTCACCATTGCAGATATGAAAAAACAGCGCGGCGAATAACCGGTTCATTATCTTTTTTATCGTGGCTATGCTCGGATTATAACCGTGGCTGCTGCTGGGTTCCGCAGTGGAAGGTACCGAATCCTTCGATCATTGCCCGGGCATTGATCCCCACCACTTTCCGATCGGGGAAAAGATCCTGGATGATCTGCAACGCTTCGGCATCATGTGGATCCTTGAAAACCGGAACGATTACCACCGAATTCCCGATATAGAAATTGGTATAACTTGCCGGGTATTGCTCGTCGCCATCCCGGACGGGAGCCGGCATGGGCAGTTTAATGACCGTGAGGGGTTTGCCGCTCTGGTCAGAGGACTGCCGGAGTATCTCATAATTGTCATGCAGGGTCGGGTAATTTGCATCGGTGATATCCGTTTCATAGGCGCAGACTACCGTTGACGGGCCGACAAACCGGGCAATATCATCGATATGCCCATCGGTATCGTCACCGACAACCCCTTCATTGAGCCATATCACCCTCTCGACCCCGAGATACTCTTTGAGCCGCTCTTCGATCTGGTCGGCTGATAAGCCGGGGTTACGATTGATGTTGAGGAGGCAGGCACGGGTTGTCAGTAACGTTCCCTTGCCATTTACATCAATCGAACCTCCCTCAAGCACAATCCCCGGGGTGAACAGTGGCAGGCTGAGCCGGCGGTTGATCGCGAGCGGGATCCTGCCATCCTGGATCTGGTCTTCGTATTTCCCTCCCCAGGCATTGAAGTCCCAGTGGACCATGGCGGTTTTCTGCAGGGTACGGTTCACCAGGAACGTAGGGCCGTAATCCCGGATCCAGACATCGGAATATTCGCTGGTATGGAGGGTGATGAGGGACAGGTCTGCTCCGGCCTCCCGGAGCCTTCCCCGGACTTTGCGGTGGATAACGGCAGAAGGGACAAAGAGTTCAACCTGTTCGGATGTATGGACTGCGAGGATAAACTCATAATATGCTTCTTCTACTGCACTGAGATGGGGAAATGTATTGGTGTTGTGCGGCCAGGAGAGCCAGACTGCATCATGGGGTTCCCATTCTGCTGGCATATGGAACCCGCGGTTCCGGGGAGTATCTCCCTGCCGCAGTGCGGGAAACACTCCGCTCTCCCCAGGAAAACCAACGCCGATCCGGCCATACGTTTCAGGACGGCGGTTCCTGAAAAATCCCCATGATTGCTGGACCGTCTGGTTCATGGAGAGATCGAGCGGAACTATCAACGTCTCCTCGCCGTCACCTGCTTTTACCATGACCTTACCGAAAGCATCGCAGACAAAGGATCCCCCGAAGAACCGGCAGGTCTCCTCCAAGCCTACCCTGTTCACTGCGGCAATATGGATGCTGTTTGCCACGGCATGGCTCCGCTGGATCAACTCCCATGCCTCCTGCCAGTCTCCTTCAACCGGCTCATCGCCACCGGGATGTCCGATGGCAGTCGGGTAAAAGATGATCTCTGCCCCGTCAAGTGCCACACACCGTGCTGCCTCCGGGAACCACTGGTCAAAACAGATCAGGACCGCAATACGTCCATACCGGGTATCAACAACCCGGTAACCCTCGCCGGGGTAGAAATATCCCTTCTCATAGAACCCGGGATCCTGGGGGATGTGTACCTTATGGTAGGGAGCCGAAACTGTGCCATCGGCATCGATCACGACCGCTGAATTATAGTAGTGGCCATCAGGTGCTTTTTCGTAGAGCGGGACGATGATCACGACATTATGTGCCCGGGCAATTCCTGAAAATAGTTGCGTGGATGCACCGGGAATGGTTTCGGCAGATGCTGCTGCATCGACACCGATATGCTGCGGGAAGTAGCGGGTTTTGAACAGTTCCGGAAGGCAGATGATCTGTGCACCAGCCTTTGCTGCCAGCTCTACTTTCTCCTGCGCCTTTTTTAGCATCTCATCCGGGTCATTTCCGACAGCCATCTGGATGAGCCCGATTATTACTGGTCCCTGCTGCATACTCTTTGTGGTATACGGGTTTTTCTTACTGGGATATCATGCTATCCAAATATCACGCACGAATACCGGTACACTATCAACCTTTTTTCCTGAACTCCAGGTGTTCCATTTTTTTTACTTTTTCCAAAATGAGTAAAATATATATTCCAAAAAGTTAAAGATACTTTTTAAAATGTAAAGTATTATTTACATTATTGATCATTTCCTGGAGTTGCGAGTATGATAAAGCGAATCTGTTCATCATCGGTTCACCTGTTCTCCCCGGATCATGAAAAAAAGGAACCGGGTATCAGTCACAATCTTGGAGACGGGAGAATACGTTTTGCCTTCACTGCGGGGGCCTGTCTTTTAGCCCTGGTAATCGTGTTGAAAAATATCCTTTATGTTCCTGAAAGCCGGCTGGTACCTGACATTATCGTCTACATCGGTATCTACACCGGTTTTTCCCTGGTGTATCCTTTGACGATTCACGAGCGGCATTCCCGGGCCCTCAACAACCCGGCGCTCTGGAGTGCCCTCATTGTAATCATGACGCTTGCAATCATTGTCTTCTACGCAATCTGAAATGAGTGGGATTACTGCAAACCCGAATCCTGTCATTATCACAGTACGGCATCGCCCGGAAACAATTCGCAACTCCATAATAGCGGTATCATCAGCGACAATCACTAACCCGAGGTACAGGAAAGGATGAAAAACCGGATCAAGGTCTACCGGGCATTACACGATCTCACGCAGGAAGCCCTGGCTGACAAACTGGCGGTAACCCGGCAGACCATCCTTGCCATAGAGAAAGGAAAATACGATCCTTCCCTTGACCTCGCATTCCGGATCTCGGAATTATTCGGTATTCCGGTAGAAAAATTATTTATCCGCAGTGCTGAGGGCGAGGATACACCGCAGTTTGAGGATTGACTGCGGTTTTTTTACCTATCTTCTTCGCATGCTGGTAAGAACAGATAAAATCTTTTTTTTTGAGTTGCCTTTGTCTGCTGATGAATTCCCTTTGATGCAACGGGGTTGTGGTGTAATAAATGCCCCTTTGTAACAGAATGTGGTGCATAATCTAGTGGCGACTTGAAAATTATGGTGCTAATTATTAATAATGTGCACCACAATTGTACCTAGTAGTACACGTTTTACCCGGATGTGTGCACCACATTGGCTGCTGTATCACCTCTTTCTGACGGTGCACTGGGAACCGTGGTTGCAGGATAATTCATTGCCGGCATCCATGTCCTGTGTGTAATCAGAAAATGGGATCTGCACCACAGAATTCAAAAGAGCTGATTCAATGGAACATATCGAAGAAAAAAGCAGGAATAATCTCTTCCTGATGGACAACTCGGCTAACCCGGCACCGCTGGGACTGTGTGCTTTTGGCATGACCACTATCTTACTCAGTCTCCACAATGCCGGGTTCACTCCTCTTGGCAGTCCCATCCTTGCGATGGCGATCTTCTACGGCGGGCTTGCACAGGTTATTGTCGGGCTTATGGAGTGGAAGAAGAACAACACATTTGGCATGCTCACGTTTGGCAGCTTCGGATTTTTCTGGATCTCGTTTGCCGCGCTCCTGATGCTTCCCGCACTGGGCCTCGCAAAAGCGCCCGGTCCGGTTGATCTCGCAGCATTCCTCGGGGTCTGGACGCTTCTTATCTTTGGCCTGTTTATCTGCACGTTAAAGATGCACCGCCTTCTCGCATTTACTCTCTTCATGGTCCTGCTCCTGGCTCTTTTGCTGGTTGCAGCACAACTCACGGGAAGCGAACTTGTCCTCCACCTTGGAGGATTTGCCGGTCTTATTGCCGGTTTACTTGCGCTTTACATGGGCGTAGGCCAGGTAATCAATGAAATTTATGGCAGCCGGGTCCTTCCGGTATAATTCTCTTTTTTATCCGACACTGTCCTCTCATCGATCAAGGATATTTCTTCTGACGTATGACAGGTGTTAAATTATCCTATGGCAAAAGATCCGTATCATGAGTCTTATGGAAATTCTCTGGCCGTTCCTCTTCCCGCTTCTGGGAGCTCTCGTTGCCCTTGTACAAATAAATCATGAGAAAAAAACCGCTGATACCCACCGCAAACTGGAAATTATCCTGATGTGGCAGCTTGCCATCGGGCTGGGGCTGTCCCTGCTCTGGGGTGGCATCGGACACCTGTTCTTTGCAGATCAGGTCGCTGAATCGATCGGGTGGCCAACCGGCAGTCCCTTCCAGCGCGAGGTCGGCATGTGGGATGCAGCAATCGGCATTGTGGGTCTCCTGTGCCTGAAGTACCGGGATCATTTCTGGCTTGCAACAATTATCGGCGGGGGACTGTTCCTGTTCGGTGCCGGTCTTGGCCATGTATACGAGTTCGTTGCGCATGGGGACATCTCGCCCAATAATATCGGCGGGGTACTGTGGGTTGATCTCCTGCTCCCGGTTTTCCTTGTTGTGCTGTACCTGCTCTATCATAAAGAGAAGGCGGATATTCACACCCTGAAATAAAACCATTTTTCTGATGATGGATACATGGCCCTGTTTACCCTGCATTACGGGCGGGGCGAATAAACCAGATCGAATACCCAGCGGCTTACGCCGGGTGCGACATTGCCGCAGGTATTGTAATAGGTGATCCCGAATCCTTTCTGTGTATATCCTTCGATGAGTGCAGGGATCTCGTTCCGGGTTTTGAAGGTATAGAAATGCAGCATTCCGCCTCGTTCCACGAACGGTAAAAGGAGGTCAAGAACCCTGTCCATGCCATAGGGTGCCGGAATAATGATCCGGTCGAACTTCTGGAGCGGGAGAAGACGGGTATCGCAGGCATCCCCGTGGATGGCCGTGAGATTTTTCCGTACCTTGTTGAGGCTGATATTTTCCTCAAGCCAGAAAAATGCATCCGGATTCTGTTCAACTGCAATGACCTGTGCACCTTTGGCTGCGGCAGGAATGGCAAACGGCCCCACGCCGCAGAACGGTACCAGGACCCGTTCACCATCCTCTACCTGGTCGATGACCCGCATCCGCTCATAGGCAAGACGGGTATTGAAAAATACCCGGCTCACATCAAGACGGTACTCAAAACCGAATTCATGGTGCAGTGTTACAGTTGTATCCCCGGCAAGAATCTCATAGCTCGCGGTTCTTTTATCCCCGGCTACCTTGGCCACTTTGTTGAGCACCGTGTAGATGTTCCTTCTCCGGGAGACAATCTCCTGTGCAATGACCGGCTTATAACCGGAGAGTTCCTGCGGGATTGAAATGACAGCGATATCCCCGATCACGTCAAAATGATCCGACAGGTGGGATAGTGCCTGTTCCGGAATGATCCCTCGCAGATGTTCTTTAAGTCCCATGATTTCCGGACTGTTTGCGTGCTGTATCAATAAACGCGATCGTTTTTTTGTTGTACTTTTATAAAAACCATAGATTAATGCTCCATCACTTCCAGTCTCTCTTTTATGACTAGGGTGCGGAAGGTTGAGAGGATCCTTTCAGCGTATGCAACCGTGGAAGGAGCGGGGGTCCGGCTACACCGGGCGTTCGGGTATTACGAAGTCCCGCAGTTTGACCCATTCCTGATGCTGGATGACTTCCGTTCGCCGCGCACTGAAGATTACCTTGCCGGGTTTCCCTCCCACCCGCACCGCGGCATTGAAACGGTCACCTATATGCTCAACGGCAGTATTGAACATGCGGACAGCATGGGAAATGCGGGCAGTGTCAACGCCGGCGATGTCCAGTGGATGACCGCGGGATCGGGGATCATCCATTCAGAGATGCCAATACCGGTTAATGGCCGGATGGGCGGGTTCCAGCTCTGGGTGAACCTGCCCCGGGCAAACAAGATGATGAAACCCCGGTACCAGGAAATAAAGAGTGAGGATATTCCCACGGTGTCCTCACACCGCGGTGTCAGCATTAAAGTGATCTGCGGGCAGGTTGACGGGGTAAAAGGGCCAGTGAAAGATATTGTGGCAGACCCCCAGTATCTTGATGTAACTCTTGCCCCGGACACTACCTTTATCCATCCGGTAAAGGAGGGTTACGCCGCCTTGGCGTACGTGATCGGTGGTGAAGGCACCTTTGATGCTGAAGAAGGATACCATATCGGCAATCGTGACCTGGTACTGTTCGGTGACGGGAGCTCGATCTGGGCCCGGTCCCTTGACAAAGGTTTCCGTTTTCTCTTCATAAGCGGAAAACCCATCCGTGAGCCGGTTGCCTGGCGTGGACCGATCGTGATGAATACGAAAGAGGAGCTCCGGCAGGCATTCAAAGACTATGAAGAAGGGACTTTTATCAAAAAGGCACGCGTACCATCAAAGACTAAAACGCGATGAGTCCCTCCCTGATTCTGCCTGAAGATGAACCGGTGACCTTTCTCTCACGGGACGCACCGTTCCGCCAGATCACCGATGTTTTTGAGTACCGGTTCAATGATATCTTACCTGATGATGTCGTGGTGGACATCGGAGCCAATGTCGGAGCGTTCTGCATCCGCGCTGCCCGCAGAGCCCGCAGGGTGATCGCTGTTGAGCCGGTGACTGCGGCCCTGCTCACCAATAATATCCGGGCAAATGATGTTTCCGTCAAGGTGATCGACGGGGCTCTTGGCGATGGAAAACCTGCGGAGATCTGCTGGGATGATCGTCGGGTTTTCGCGTCAACCCACACGCTCCGCACGATCAAGGAACTGGCTGGCGGCTGTGATTTTTTAAAATGCGATTGCGAGGGTGCCGAGTGGCTGATCAACCCTCCTGAACTCACGGGCATCAGGAGGTTAGAGATGGAACTGCACCAGCCTCCGATAGGGGGGCGCCCGAACCCGGTGCTTCTTGATTATATCGGGGAACACTATGATTTTGAGATTGAGAGAAAACCCGTGCATGCTGCGCTTGGCGTGATGGGCGTGCTCCATGCGGTGCTCCGATAAATGCAGGGCAGGAATCCCCCCGTGTTTCCTCATCGGCAACATTCAATAGCCCTCTCTGCAAACACCTTTGAAAGGAAATTTCCATGAGCGATGATATTTTCGAACAGAAAAACATGCATCTCGACCAGATCCTCGCTGATCGCCGGTCCTACCGGATGTTCAGGCCAGAGTTTCCAAAAGAGGATGACATCCGCCGAATCCTTCATGCAGGACTGCTTGCTCCCTATGCTGCAGCGGCTGTAGGGGGATCGAAGGATTACTTCCGGCGTTTCTTTGCGATGAAGAAGGGATCGGTAAGCCTGAATGCGGCAGTTCCCCTTGTCATGGAACAGGCAAACGTCATGGCGCAGGGACTGGAAAAGGAGATGGAAACAAACCCGGTGCTCCGGGAAAAGGCAGTCACCTTTGTCCAGCGCCTTGGCATGATCCGGAAGATGGGAAGAGTCCCCGGTGTAGGCAATGCCCCGTATTTCATCGTGGTTGCTGAGCGAAAGGGATTCCCTCCGGTAGAACTCCAGTCGCTTGCGCACTGCCTCGAGAATATGTGGCTGAAAGCAACCGCCCTCGAACTGGGATTCCAGATCGTCTCCATTACATCGCAGATGTCGGGCAATGCGGCGTTCTGCAACATACTGGGAATTCCTGTTGGAGAATGGGAACTGATGGGGTGCGCTGTCGGGTACCCGGCAGACGAACTCTCCCCCTCCATCCGCCCGCCGGTGGAAGATGTGACCCGGTGGCTGGAATAATCCACCTCTTTTTTTAAACAATTTTTGCCCTGAAAAATCGTTCATGTCTGGTAAAACAGAACATTCCTGCAAAAAAAGCAATGGAATTTTTTCTGGTAACCCGGTTCAAGCAAACATGTACCATGCCAGCCCGGCAATACACGCAGCAGAAAAAAAGAGCACCAGTCCAATATTGATGCTTTTTTCCTTTCGGGTCATGGCTGACCATTCACGTTTCTGTTGTCCTGCCACAAACCCGATGAACAGGCCAATTCCCGTCCCGAACAAAGCACCGAGCCCTACTGCCATCAGGATATCAAACAAACTCGCACTCATACAGACTCTCCATTCCGGTTGCCCATCCCCCAATATAAATTCCTGCATGCAAGGGACCCCGGTTCAACCTGTTTACCGGGGTATCCTGTGCACTCTATTTTCTGCGTATGTAATGTATGAGGAACAGGATCGCCACAAACCCTGCAACCAGGGGGGCAGTGGCCATTGCTGCGGCGGGTGTTGTTACGGTTGTCCGCAGGGGTACCGGCGAAAGTCCGATAGTGACCGGCAGGGTCTGGCCCGGGATGACTGCGACCGTCTGCTCTCCTGATAGGTAGCCATCCAAAGATACCGCGACGGTGTGATTCCCCCCGGTCAGGTTCACTGCCAGGACCGGCGCAGTTCCGGCAATCTGTCCATCCACCAGTACCGTTGCATTGGCAGGAACCGAGGAAATCGCTATTGCACCCGTATCCGGAGCCAGTGTTGCGGTCACTTCTGAGATCCTGCCCGCTTCCACCGGGACCCGGGTGGAAAATTTCTGGTACCCGAACTGCGAGAAGACCACATCATAGGTGCCGGGCGTGAGATCGGAAATGGTCATCGGGGTCTTTCCTTTGTATTGTTCACCCATCATCACGGAGGCGCCATCGGGAACAGAGCGGAGGTCCATGGAACCGGGCACCAGGGGAGTATCGATCGAGATTGAAGGTTTTCCCAGAGTAACCGATATCGTACTGAAATCAGCCTCGCTCAGCCGGGACCGGTCATTCGGGCCGTTTACCACCCAGATTGTATAGGTCCCTTCATCGAGCCGTCCCCCAAGACTCCCCGTTCCCCACTTGTAGCTCCAGTGGTCATCGCTGTCCACCTGAACAATGGTAAACCCTCCCTGGTCTGCACGTTTCGAAATATCATTCAGCGCAACCCCGTTGACCGGGAGATTTGGCCCGGTTAAGAAGAGATACACGTTATAACTTCCATAGGAATAACCCGAGAGCGGGACGATATCTCCGACGGATGCCTGTATTGACGGTGCAGCCGATGCCCCGGCAATGAGCAGGATACATGCAAGGGCAAGCAAGCAGGATCTGAAAGCGGGATGATGAGTCTGCATATGTACTGCCGTTTATGTCACGGAACCTCTTTTAGTCTTTGGGTTATGCTCCTATCCTGATGATTCCGGGCTTATAACCATGAGGCCGATAATACCGGAAACGATCAACAGGATGCACAATACCCTCAACACATCCCGCGACTCCCCGAGCACCAGTATACCGATAACTACCGTACCAACCGCCCCGATCCCTGTCCAGACCGCGTATGCAGTCCCGATGGGAAGATCTTCTAAAGATTTGGAGAGCAGGTAAAAACTCCCGGCCATGAAAAGGAGGGTTACTGCAGATGGCAGAATCTTTGTCCACCCTTCAGTGTATTTGAGCCCGACAGCCCATCCGGTCTCAAGCAGCCCGGCGATGAAAAGGATTACCCATGCAGTTGCGACCATGATTTTATCCTGCATTACTGTTTCTTTCAGGATGGCGATATTGGTTGTTGTTGCGGGAGTGATACCCAATCCTCACAGTTTATACCATCCGAAGTTCAAGCGCTGATAAGGAAAACCAAACTATGAGCGAACAAGAGGCAGATACTTCTCATTACCTGGGGAAGAACCGGATCGAGGCCCTGACCGACGGGGTCTTTGCGTTTGCCATGACCCTGCTCGTCACCAGCATGATCCTGCCCCGCGGCGCTGATTCGTCCGCTCTTACCGCGGCTGGAGCCTTGACCCTGCTGATCCCGGATTTCATTCACTACGTGATTGCGTTTTTTGTTCTTGCCGCATTCTGGACCGCTCACCATCTCCAGTTCAGCCAGATCCGGTTCATCACCCG comes from Methanomicrobiales archaeon HGW-Methanomicrobiales-1 and encodes:
- a CDS encoding cation transporter; protein product: MSHALPVESGEGPGSYATKQRTVLISLVIDFILWIPDIIAAILSGSIVLFADAIKCGNEIIATFFAYLTIRKMAKGGAGAYDYGMGKFETITSVITGGVMFVSLAIVFVIALYRIAVPAELVHEGVLLGIILMVIGVSMNSYLWLKNYRFNQKEPSPIMDSQWRLFRAKAFSDFTVLVSLVASLEFSAFSWSLYIDPLASFVIAGFLLFSGYRVITSSLPDLLDKTLDEELQMVIVRHLAVFFNDYTALHGVRSRRSGSNVYIEIFLEFDGEKKMCDVQEVINRIKVSLETHIPKSSVSVVPTCPASSDGTSLPPPGP
- a CDS encoding 4Fe-4S ferredoxin, with the protein product MKTIIYYFTGTGNSLATAKTLCARLGDCELVSIPTLAGSTAEIVPVADRVGIVGPVYDFGLPSIVATFAERLNLSGTGYCFAVLTMGGMGGSALHQLDGIIQHHGGRQLDAAFTVRMPGNFVPLYAPPQGKKQEDMLVQAEARIGEIAGMIDKGLIVRPGMSPMTSLLRHFMYPGFIGQVHDADRNFTVNEKCTSCGICSQVCPVQNIVMENEKPSWKHHCELCLACLHFCPVAAIQWGPKTAKRGRYKNPAVTIADMKKQRGE
- a CDS encoding peptidyl-arginine deiminase, translating into MQQGPVIIGLIQMAVGNDPDEMLKKAQEKVELAAKAGAQIICLPELFKTRYFPQHIGVDAAASAETIPGASTQLFSGIARAHNVVIIVPLYEKAPDGHYYNSAVVIDADGTVSAPYHKVHIPQDPGFYEKGYFYPGEGYRVVDTRYGRIAVLICFDQWFPEAARCVALDGAEIIFYPTAIGHPGGDEPVEGDWQEAWELIQRSHAVANSIHIAAVNRVGLEETCRFFGGSFVCDAFGKVMVKAGDGEETLIVPLDLSMNQTVQQSWGFFRNRRPETYGRIGVGFPGESGVFPALRQGDTPRNRGFHMPAEWEPHDAVWLSWPHNTNTFPHLSAVEEAYYEFILAVHTSEQVELFVPSAVIHRKVRGRLREAGADLSLITLHTSEYSDVWIRDYGPTFLVNRTLQKTAMVHWDFNAWGGKYEDQIQDGRIPLAINRRLSLPLFTPGIVLEGGSIDVNGKGTLLTTRACLLNINRNPGLSADQIEERLKEYLGVERVIWLNEGVVGDDTDGHIDDIARFVGPSTVVCAYETDITDANYPTLHDNYEILRQSSDQSGKPLTVIKLPMPAPVRDGDEQYPASYTNFYIGNSVVIVPVFKDPHDAEALQIIQDLFPDRKVVGINARAMIEGFGTFHCGTQQQPRL
- a CDS encoding transcriptional regulator, producing the protein MKNRIKVYRALHDLTQEALADKLAVTRQTILAIEKGKYDPSLDLAFRISELFGIPVEKLFIRSAEGEDTPQFED
- a CDS encoding SAM-dependent methyltransferase; this encodes MGLKEHLRGIIPEQALSHLSDHFDVIGDIAVISIPQELSGYKPVIAQEIVSRRRNIYTVLNKVAKVAGDKRTASYEILAGDTTVTLHHEFGFEYRLDVSRVFFNTRLAYERMRVIDQVEDGERVLVPFCGVGPFAIPAAAKGAQVIAVEQNPDAFFWLEENISLNKVRKNLTAIHGDACDTRLLPLQKFDRIIIPAPYGMDRVLDLLLPFVERGGMLHFYTFKTRNEIPALIEGYTQKGFGITYYNTCGNVAPGVSRWVFDLVYSPRP
- a CDS encoding FkbM family methyltransferase, with the translated sequence MSPSLILPEDEPVTFLSRDAPFRQITDVFEYRFNDILPDDVVVDIGANVGAFCIRAARRARRVIAVEPVTAALLTNNIRANDVSVKVIDGALGDGKPAEICWDDRRVFASTHTLRTIKELAGGCDFLKCDCEGAEWLINPPELTGIRRLEMELHQPPIGGRPNPVLLDYIGEHYDFEIERKPVHAALGVMGVLHAVLR
- a CDS encoding nitroreductase; this encodes MSDDIFEQKNMHLDQILADRRSYRMFRPEFPKEDDIRRILHAGLLAPYAAAAVGGSKDYFRRFFAMKKGSVSLNAAVPLVMEQANVMAQGLEKEMETNPVLREKAVTFVQRLGMIRKMGRVPGVGNAPYFIVVAERKGFPPVELQSLAHCLENMWLKATALELGFQIVSITSQMSGNAAFCNILGIPVGEWELMGCAVGYPADELSPSIRPPVEDVTRWLE
- a CDS encoding QacE family quaternary ammonium compound efflux SMR transporter; translated protein: MVATAWVILFIAGLLETGWAVGLKYTEGWTKILPSAVTLLFMAGSFYLLSKSLEDLPIGTAYAVWTGIGAVGTVVIGILVLGESRDVLRVLCILLIVSGIIGLMVISPESSG